One genomic segment of Nocardia spumae includes these proteins:
- the sigJ gene encoding RNA polymerase sigma factor SigJ: MTATDEHTERFLHLRPLLFTIVYEILGSATEADDVLQDSYLRWRRVDLSTVRDTKSYLAQMVTRQALNVLRASASRREEYVGPWLPEPLLLADGDASSDVVLTESVSMGMLVVLETLTPTERAVFVLREVFGFDYDEIASATGKSVDAVHQTARRARNHVQARRKRYAPVDTARTAAVTERFITAATTGDMTGLLSMLAPDITWTTDSGGKVTALPDLVIAGAERVGAILMAVFRYAQRRPQVRIETMNCNSQPALACYIDDKLEALLVFDIADDKIINGYGIRNPDKLATLAIPRAISRTETPTA, encoded by the coding sequence GTGACCGCCACCGACGAGCACACCGAGCGTTTCCTGCACCTGCGACCGCTGCTGTTCACCATAGTCTACGAAATCCTCGGCTCGGCAACCGAAGCCGACGATGTGCTGCAGGACAGCTATCTACGGTGGCGGCGGGTGGACCTGTCCACCGTCCGTGACACGAAATCCTATCTGGCTCAAATGGTCACCCGGCAGGCTCTGAACGTGTTGCGGGCCAGTGCCAGCCGCCGCGAGGAGTACGTCGGCCCGTGGTTGCCCGAGCCGCTGCTGCTCGCCGACGGCGACGCCTCGAGCGATGTGGTGCTCACCGAGTCGGTCTCGATGGGGATGCTGGTGGTGCTGGAAACGCTCACCCCCACCGAGCGGGCGGTCTTCGTGCTGCGCGAGGTCTTCGGCTTCGACTACGACGAAATCGCTTCCGCCACGGGCAAATCCGTCGACGCCGTGCATCAGACGGCCCGTCGCGCCCGCAACCACGTGCAAGCCCGCCGCAAGCGGTACGCCCCGGTCGATACCGCTCGAACCGCAGCGGTCACCGAACGCTTCATAACAGCCGCGACCACCGGGGACATGACAGGTTTACTGTCGATGCTCGCGCCGGATATCACCTGGACTACCGACAGCGGCGGCAAGGTGACCGCGCTGCCGGACCTGGTCATCGCCGGCGCCGAACGGGTGGGTGCGATTCTCATGGCGGTCTTCCGATACGCGCAGCGGCGACCGCAGGTACGCATCGAGACAATGAACTGCAACAGCCAACCAGCACTCGCGTGCTATATCGACGACAAACTGGAAGCCCTCCTCGTCTTCGACATCGCCGACGACAAGATCATCAACGGCTACGGCATCCGCAACCCCGACAAACTGGCCACCCTCGCGATCCCCCGCGCAATCAGTCGCACCGAAACACCCACGGCGTAA
- a CDS encoding DNA alkylation repair protein: MTAGYTAAEVARAVDEAADPERVAVLRGFFKTGPGEYGEGDVFVGVTVPKSRAIAKRFAALPLPEIETLLASEVHECRFVALVIANNAMTKAGKPRTRDEAAQRELVDMYLTAVRGGRVNNWDLVDVSAENILGPWLLERPRDLLDELAQADSLWERRVALLTTFAFIKAGDASTTVELCERLLHDRRDLIQKAVGWMLREVGKRIDRTLLTGFLDEHAQDMGRTALSYATEHLDPTVRAAYRARR; the protein is encoded by the coding sequence ATGACCGCCGGATATACCGCTGCCGAGGTGGCACGGGCCGTGGACGAGGCGGCGGATCCGGAGCGGGTGGCCGTGTTGCGGGGCTTCTTCAAGACCGGGCCCGGTGAATACGGCGAAGGTGATGTCTTCGTCGGCGTCACCGTGCCGAAGTCGCGGGCCATTGCCAAACGGTTTGCGGCGCTGCCGCTCCCGGAGATCGAGACATTGCTGGCGAGCGAGGTGCACGAGTGCCGCTTCGTCGCGCTGGTGATCGCGAACAATGCCATGACGAAAGCCGGGAAACCGCGGACCCGCGACGAGGCGGCCCAGCGTGAACTCGTCGACATGTATCTGACCGCCGTGCGCGGTGGCCGGGTGAACAACTGGGATCTGGTCGATGTATCGGCCGAGAACATCCTCGGGCCGTGGCTGCTGGAGCGGCCGCGTGATCTGCTCGACGAACTGGCACAGGCGGATTCGCTGTGGGAGCGCCGAGTCGCGCTGCTGACCACCTTCGCGTTCATCAAGGCCGGAGACGCCTCCACGACCGTCGAACTGTGCGAGCGGCTACTGCACGACCGGCGCGATCTGATCCAGAAGGCGGTCGGCTGGATGCTGCGCGAGGTGGGCAAGCGCATCGACCGCACCCTGCTGACGGGTTTCCTGGACGAGCACGCCCAGGACATGGGCCGCACCGCGCTGAGCTACGCGACCGAGCACCTCGACCCCACCGTGCGAGCGGCCTATCGCGCTCGGCGATAG
- a CDS encoding ferredoxin--NADP reductase — protein MTTVDPVVPHSSRSAVLRVAAVVNETADACSLVFDVPEELRERFAYSPGQFLTLRIPSDRTGSVARCYSLASSPHTDNQPKVTIKRTVDGYASNWVCDNVKAGDEIEVLPPSGIFTPKDLDEDLLLFAAGSGVTPVMSILKSALARGSGRIVLVYANRDAESVIFAEELRELTDKNSQRLVVVHWLEPLQGLPTADGLAALCAPYTGYRAFMCGPKAFMDRVHDALAQLEVPRNRTHAEVFNSLSGDPFADTAPAEVSEEESADAATVEVELDGETHSMQWPRRQTLVDIMLAKGLDVPYSCQEGECGSCACTVLEGKVEMDNSEILDPEDIEAGYILGCQAHPVTDHLKIQF, from the coding sequence ATGACCACCGTCGATCCCGTCGTACCGCACAGCTCACGATCGGCCGTGCTGCGGGTCGCCGCTGTCGTCAACGAGACGGCCGACGCCTGCTCGCTGGTCTTCGACGTGCCGGAGGAGCTGCGCGAACGGTTCGCCTACTCACCCGGCCAGTTCCTGACACTGCGCATTCCGAGCGATCGCACCGGTTCGGTCGCGCGCTGCTATTCCCTGGCCAGCTCGCCGCACACCGATAATCAACCCAAGGTCACCATCAAGCGCACTGTCGACGGCTACGCGTCGAACTGGGTGTGCGACAACGTCAAAGCCGGCGACGAGATCGAGGTGCTGCCGCCCTCGGGCATCTTCACGCCGAAGGATCTCGACGAGGATCTGCTGCTGTTCGCGGCCGGTAGCGGTGTCACCCCGGTGATGTCGATCCTGAAGTCCGCGCTCGCGCGCGGCAGCGGCCGGATCGTGCTGGTGTACGCCAATCGGGATGCCGAATCCGTCATCTTCGCCGAGGAACTGCGCGAACTCACCGACAAGAATTCGCAGCGGCTGGTGGTGGTGCACTGGCTGGAACCCCTGCAGGGCCTCCCCACCGCCGATGGCCTGGCCGCGCTGTGCGCGCCCTACACCGGCTACCGCGCCTTCATGTGCGGCCCCAAGGCGTTCATGGACCGGGTGCACGACGCCTTGGCGCAGCTGGAGGTGCCGCGCAACCGCACGCACGCCGAGGTGTTCAACTCGCTGTCCGGCGACCCGTTCGCCGACACCGCGCCGGCCGAGGTGAGCGAGGAGGAGTCCGCCGACGCCGCCACCGTCGAGGTCGAACTCGACGGCGAGACCCACTCCATGCAGTGGCCGCGACGCCAGACCCTGGTCGACATCATGCTCGCCAAGGGACTCGACGTTCCGTACTCCTGCCAGGAGGGCGAATGCGGCTCCTGCGCCTGCACCGTGCTGGAAGGCAAGGTGGAGATGGACAATTCGGAGATCCTCGACCCGGAGGACATCGAGGCCGGATACATCCTCGGCTGCCAGGCGCATCCGGTCACCGATCATCTGAAGATCCAGTTCTGA
- the mftR2 gene encoding mycofactocin system transcriptional regulator MftR2 produces the protein MQTSGGGNTLSEAEIVEAALRVVRADGVEKLSMRRLSRELGVSPMAPYYYVADKRELLDLVASAALTGVRTPPPEFGTWQQRLRELIDQIDEKLRKHPGLGDVLIEQTLGKQLDLIAAVMEILSDAGFDDRNVLAAYATIHTYLFGRARVNPRDRSALVDMPLPEPVERAVKHMGDLRGKYSYDFGMEVLIAGLEAQLVRQRDGHVS, from the coding sequence ATGCAGACGAGCGGGGGCGGCAACACACTCTCGGAAGCCGAGATCGTCGAGGCCGCATTGCGCGTGGTGCGCGCCGACGGAGTGGAGAAGCTGTCGATGCGCCGGCTCTCCCGCGAACTCGGCGTCTCCCCGATGGCGCCCTACTACTACGTCGCCGACAAACGCGAACTGCTGGATCTGGTGGCCAGTGCGGCGCTGACCGGGGTGCGCACCCCGCCACCGGAGTTCGGCACCTGGCAGCAGCGACTACGCGAACTCATCGACCAGATCGACGAAAAGCTGCGCAAACACCCAGGACTGGGCGATGTGCTGATCGAACAGACACTAGGAAAACAGCTCGACCTGATCGCCGCTGTGATGGAGATCCTGTCCGACGCCGGCTTCGACGATCGCAATGTGCTCGCGGCGTATGCCACGATTCACACCTATCTGTTCGGCCGGGCGCGGGTCAATCCGCGAGACCGATCCGCACTGGTCGACATGCCGCTTCCCGAGCCGGTCGAGCGGGCCGTCAAGCATATGGGCGATCTGCGCGGCAAGTACTCCTACGACTTCGGCATGGAGGTGCTGATCGCCGGCCTGGAGGCCCAGCTTGTCCGGCAGCGGGACGGGCACGTATCATAA
- the mftF gene encoding mycofactocin biosynthesis glycosyltransferase MftF (Members of this protein family, MftF, are glycosyltransferases, members of PF00535 (glycosyl transferase family 2). The encoding gene is found as part of the mycofactocin cassette, in Mycobacterium tuberculosis, many other Actinobacteria, and occasional members of other lineages. Mycofactocin itself, a putative redox carrier, is a heavily modified derivative of the C-terminal Val-Tyr dipeptide of the mycofactocin precursor MftA (TIGR03969).) — translation MRHDRLPNGFGVRIDPRVRTYSGGRLLVGGSPTRLLKLAPDAAALIGDGYLEVTDPKSAVVARRLLDSGVANPRPRLLPAPEDVTVVVPHCNDAAGLRRLLSTLRGHSVVVVDDGSDRPVRIPRTGGRCRVTVLRHDSRQGVVAARNAGLHAATTEFVAFLDSDVVPRAGWLEVMLGHFSDPEVALVAPRIVAREPDTSVLGRYESARSSLDFGRRETAVSSRGAVSYAPGAALLVRRHALLAEGGFDEQMRSAADIDLCWRLERAGWRLRYEPAAHVACDQPASFGKWFGRKVSHGAGAAPLARRHAGMVAPLSVPFWTVAATALLATASRAGMLGGIATLVAALIRLRRVFAELDNPTRVAAIHLARGFSAGVWRIVSALCRHYWPVTVLAMIASRRIRRLAVALAIADGLADWFTHRDTGGLDPFRYLLCKRLDDIAYGTGLWSGAIRARNVAALRPAVPRH, via the coding sequence ATGCGCCATGATCGACTGCCCAACGGGTTCGGGGTGCGAATCGATCCTCGGGTGCGCACCTACTCCGGTGGACGGCTCTTGGTCGGTGGCTCGCCGACGAGGTTGCTGAAACTTGCTCCGGATGCGGCCGCCCTGATCGGTGACGGGTATCTCGAAGTGACGGACCCCAAGTCCGCGGTGGTTGCCAGACGGCTGCTCGACTCCGGGGTGGCCAACCCGCGTCCACGCCTGCTGCCCGCGCCCGAGGATGTGACCGTCGTGGTGCCGCACTGCAACGACGCCGCGGGGCTGCGCCGGCTGCTGTCCACGCTGCGTGGGCACAGCGTCGTGGTGGTGGACGACGGTTCCGACCGTCCGGTCCGGATTCCGCGCACCGGCGGACGCTGCCGGGTGACCGTGCTGCGGCACGATTCCCGCCAGGGGGTGGTCGCCGCCCGTAATGCCGGGTTACATGCCGCCACAACGGAGTTCGTGGCGTTCCTGGACTCCGATGTGGTGCCGCGCGCGGGCTGGCTGGAGGTGATGCTGGGCCATTTCAGCGATCCCGAGGTGGCGCTGGTCGCGCCACGCATCGTGGCGCGCGAACCGGATACGAGTGTGCTGGGCCGCTACGAGAGTGCGCGCTCCTCGCTGGATTTCGGCCGCCGTGAAACCGCCGTCAGTTCCCGCGGCGCGGTGTCCTACGCACCCGGGGCGGCGCTGCTGGTGCGGCGGCACGCACTGCTCGCCGAGGGGGGCTTCGACGAGCAGATGCGGTCGGCCGCCGATATCGATCTGTGCTGGCGACTCGAGCGCGCCGGCTGGCGGCTGCGCTACGAACCCGCCGCGCACGTGGCCTGTGACCAGCCGGCCTCGTTCGGTAAGTGGTTCGGACGCAAGGTATCTCACGGCGCGGGCGCGGCCCCGCTGGCCCGGCGGCACGCCGGGATGGTGGCGCCGCTGTCGGTGCCGTTCTGGACGGTCGCCGCGACGGCGCTGCTGGCCACCGCTTCGCGGGCCGGCATGCTGGGTGGTATCGCCACCCTGGTGGCCGCCCTGATCCGGCTGCGGCGCGTCTTCGCCGAACTCGACAACCCGACCCGGGTGGCGGCGATACATCTGGCTCGCGGCTTCTCCGCGGGGGTGTGGCGCATCGTCTCGGCGCTGTGCCGGCACTACTGGCCGGTGACCGTGCTGGCGATGATCGCCTCGCGCCGGATCCGGCGGCTGGCGGTGGCTCTGGCGATCGCGGACGGGCTGGCCGATTGGTTCACCCATCGCGATACCGGCGGCCTGGATCCCTTCCGCTATCTGCTGTGCAAGCGGCTCGACGACATCGCCTACGGGACCGGATTGTGGTCCGGCGCCATCCGCGCCCGCAATGTGGCGGCGCTACGGCCGGCGGTCCCCCGGCATTGA
- a CDS encoding GAF domain-containing protein, which translates to MVSNLTGDNRPGRRVEPGTQLGALEAYAAQAHGYLSVGGDQLNQLPGLLRPLVLESWLRSVRGGVDPMDILDGRGLRGADLQRYRDNHPIAAVMPLVDKLLLQDATGIGLIVVIADQFGRVLSVHGNPDRVEAAAEVGLREGDDLSERRIGTNAVGLVVRTGRATWIHGPEHFLHRMHQITGAAAPVHDPDGRLVGVLMIAGGVRVARPEILALVKAAATAAEMDLVLSAVRTEQRGAHRRAVPGHSAPRPAGRLALEVLGLGQPQLSVDGERIALSQRHAEILLLLAEHSEGLSADHLALLLDDTDLDNATIRAAMSRLRSVVGPDVFGSRPYRLRVPVSTDVEALRAALDSGDVHSAVRHYTGPVLPRSTAPGVIDIRDELRVRLRTAVLRSGDAAVLSRWTSGAEGRDDAAAWVAYRATADRDSALYAQIEAKIRVLDRRIGADATQMQRFGS; encoded by the coding sequence ATGGTCAGCAATCTCACAGGCGATAATCGTCCAGGGCGCAGGGTCGAGCCCGGGACACAGCTCGGTGCGCTGGAAGCCTACGCCGCTCAGGCCCACGGCTACCTCAGCGTCGGGGGCGATCAGCTCAATCAGCTGCCCGGATTGCTGCGTCCGCTGGTTCTGGAGTCCTGGTTGCGCAGTGTGCGCGGCGGGGTCGATCCCATGGACATTCTCGACGGCCGCGGTCTGCGCGGTGCCGATCTGCAGCGCTATCGCGACAACCATCCGATTGCCGCGGTGATGCCGCTGGTCGACAAACTACTGCTGCAGGATGCGACCGGAATCGGTTTGATCGTGGTGATCGCCGATCAGTTCGGCCGGGTGCTGTCGGTACACGGCAACCCGGACCGGGTGGAAGCGGCGGCCGAGGTCGGCCTCCGGGAAGGCGACGATCTGTCCGAGCGCCGCATCGGCACCAATGCCGTCGGCCTGGTGGTCCGCACCGGCCGTGCCACCTGGATCCACGGGCCGGAACACTTCCTGCACCGGATGCATCAGATCACCGGAGCGGCCGCACCCGTGCACGATCCGGACGGGCGTCTGGTGGGGGTGCTGATGATCGCGGGCGGGGTGCGCGTCGCCCGGCCGGAGATCCTGGCCCTGGTGAAGGCCGCGGCCACCGCGGCCGAGATGGATCTGGTGCTGTCGGCGGTGCGGACCGAACAGCGTGGCGCACATCGTCGCGCGGTGCCCGGCCATTCGGCGCCGCGGCCCGCCGGCCGGTTGGCGCTGGAGGTGCTGGGGCTGGGGCAGCCGCAGTTGTCGGTCGATGGTGAGCGAATCGCGTTGTCGCAGCGGCACGCCGAGATCCTGCTGCTGCTGGCCGAACATTCCGAGGGGCTGTCGGCCGATCATCTGGCACTGCTGCTCGACGACACCGATCTCGACAACGCCACCATCCGGGCGGCCATGTCGCGATTGCGTTCCGTGGTCGGTCCCGACGTCTTCGGCTCACGGCCCTATCGATTGCGGGTGCCGGTGTCCACCGATGTGGAGGCGCTGCGGGCGGCGCTGGATTCCGGTGATGTGCACAGCGCGGTCCGCCATTACACCGGTCCCGTGCTCCCGCGCTCGACCGCACCGGGAGTGATAGACATTCGCGATGAATTGCGGGTCCGGTTGCGGACCGCTGTGTTGCGATCCGGTGACGCGGCGGTCCTGAGCCGGTGGACCTCGGGCGCCGAGGGGCGTGACGACGCCGCCGCCTGGGTGGCCTATCGGGCGACCGCCGATCGCGATTCCGCGCTGTACGCCCAGATCGAGGCCAAGATCCGGGTGCTCGATCGCCGCATCGGCGCCGATGCAACGCAGATGCAACGTTTCGGCTCGTAG